In Vibrio sp. FE10, the following are encoded in one genomic region:
- a CDS encoding flagellar motor protein MotB, producing the protein MDEDNPCKCPPPGLPQWMGTFADLMSLLMCFFVLLLSFSEMDVLKFKQIAGSMKFAFGVQNRLEVKDIPKGTSIIAQEFRPGRPEPTPIDVIMQQTIDITQQTLEFHEGESERAGGTMRDQGKMTGGKSPEVSTHDNQNSESDQQQQQAEAQSQEMETLMESIKKALEREIDQGAIEVENLGQQIVIRIREKGAFPSGSAFLQPKFRPLVRQVAELVKDVPGIVRISGHTDNQRLDSELYRSNWDLSSQRAVSVAQEMEKVRGFSHQRLRVRGMADTEPVESNDTEWQRSLNRRVEISIMQGEPLYSEEVPAIAE; encoded by the coding sequence ATGGATGAAGACAATCCATGTAAATGTCCCCCTCCCGGTTTACCTCAATGGATGGGAACATTTGCTGACTTAATGTCACTGCTGATGTGTTTCTTCGTACTGCTGCTCTCGTTTTCTGAGATGGACGTATTGAAGTTCAAGCAGATTGCCGGCTCGATGAAGTTTGCATTCGGTGTTCAAAACCGCTTGGAAGTGAAAGACATTCCTAAAGGCACTAGCATCATTGCACAAGAGTTCCGCCCTGGTCGCCCAGAGCCGACACCGATTGACGTGATCATGCAGCAAACCATTGATATTACTCAGCAAACGCTAGAATTTCATGAAGGTGAATCTGAGCGTGCTGGTGGTACGATGCGTGACCAAGGCAAGATGACCGGAGGTAAGTCTCCAGAGGTGTCGACTCACGACAATCAAAACTCTGAGTCAGACCAGCAACAGCAGCAAGCTGAGGCTCAATCGCAAGAGATGGAAACCTTGATGGAAAGCATCAAGAAAGCACTTGAGCGAGAGATCGACCAAGGTGCGATTGAAGTTGAAAATCTTGGCCAGCAGATTGTGATTCGAATTCGCGAGAAGGGTGCATTCCCATCGGGTTCTGCTTTCCTACAGCCTAAGTTCCGACCACTAGTTCGACAGGTTGCTGAGCTTGTTAAAGATGTGCCAGGTATTGTTCGAATCTCAGGACACACCGATAACCAGCGACTTGATTCTGAGCTTTACCGTTCTAATTGGGACTTATCATCGCAACGTGCGGTGTCTGTTGCTCAAGAAATGGAAAAGGTCCGTGGTTTCTCTCATCAACGTTTGAGAGTGCGTGGTATGGCCGATACAGAGCCTGTCGAGTCCAACGATACAGAATGGCAACGTAGCCTTAATCGCCGCGTAGAGATCAGTATCATGCAGGGTGAGCCGCTCTATAGCGAAGAAGTCCCAGCAATCGCTGAATAG
- the xseB gene encoding exodeoxyribonuclease VII small subunit, with the protein MATKKPENMSFEAAIEELDGLVDQLENGDLALDDALKKFERGISLARAGQSKLNDAEQRVSILLQNDENAELSDFNPQPE; encoded by the coding sequence ATGGCTACTAAGAAACCTGAAAATATGAGCTTTGAAGCGGCTATCGAAGAGCTTGATGGCTTGGTTGATCAACTAGAAAATGGTGATCTAGCTTTAGATGATGCGCTGAAAAAATTCGAACGAGGCATCTCCCTCGCTCGTGCTGGTCAAAGTAAACTAAACGACGCTGAACAGCGTGTTAGCATCCTACTGCAAAATGATGAAAATGCAGAACTGAGTGACTTTAACCCACAACCTGAATAA
- the ribBA gene encoding bifunctional 3,4-dihydroxy-2-butanone-4-phosphate synthase/GTP cyclohydrolase II, giving the protein MPISTPQEIIEDIRLGKMVILMDDEDRENEGDLIMAAEHVTPEAINFMAMYGRGLICLTLTKERSNRMGLAPMVQDNNAQYTTNFTVSIEAAEGVTTGISASDRAVTVQAAVAKDAKAADLVQPGHIFPLTAQDGGVLTRAGHTEAGCDLARLAGCEPASVIVEILNDDGTMARRPDLEVFAEKHDIKLGTIADLIEYRNNTETTIERVAQCHLPTEFGDFELVTYRDTIDNQIHYAMQKGDLSEGAPLVRVHLHDTFTDLLHSDRGTERSWSLDKAMKRIGDEGGVLVILGNEESSDSLIHKVKTFEAQDKNEQPTMAKKQGTSRRVGVGSQILQDLGVHDMRLLSSSTKRYHALGGFGLNVVEYVCE; this is encoded by the coding sequence ATGCCAATTAGTACTCCTCAAGAAATTATTGAAGACATTCGCCTAGGAAAAATGGTTATCCTGATGGATGATGAAGATCGCGAGAATGAAGGCGATCTGATCATGGCAGCAGAACATGTCACGCCAGAAGCGATTAACTTTATGGCTATGTATGGCCGTGGCTTAATCTGTCTAACGTTGACCAAAGAGCGTTCAAATCGCATGGGTCTAGCGCCTATGGTTCAAGACAACAACGCTCAATACACGACGAACTTTACGGTTTCAATTGAAGCTGCTGAGGGCGTAACAACGGGTATTTCTGCATCAGACCGCGCCGTTACTGTTCAAGCGGCTGTGGCAAAAGACGCAAAAGCGGCTGACCTTGTTCAACCTGGTCATATTTTCCCACTGACAGCGCAAGACGGCGGTGTTCTGACTCGCGCTGGACACACCGAAGCAGGTTGTGATTTAGCACGTCTAGCGGGCTGTGAGCCAGCATCGGTTATCGTTGAGATCCTAAATGACGATGGCACCATGGCACGTCGCCCTGATCTTGAAGTCTTCGCTGAAAAACACGACATCAAACTAGGCACCATTGCTGACTTGATTGAATACCGCAACAACACAGAAACGACGATTGAACGTGTCGCACAGTGCCATCTGCCAACAGAGTTTGGTGACTTTGAGCTCGTAACTTACCGTGACACGATTGATAACCAGATCCACTATGCGATGCAAAAAGGTGACCTGTCTGAAGGTGCTCCTTTAGTACGTGTTCACCTGCATGATACGTTTACCGATCTGCTTCATTCTGACCGTGGTACTGAGCGTAGCTGGTCGCTAGATAAAGCGATGAAGCGCATTGGCGACGAAGGCGGTGTGTTGGTTATTCTGGGTAACGAAGAGTCGTCTGATTCTTTGATCCACAAAGTGAAGACGTTCGAAGCGCAAGATAAGAATGAGCAACCTACCATGGCTAAGAAGCAAGGTACTTCTCGTCGTGTTGGTGTGGGTTCTCAGATTCTACAAGACCTAGGCGTTCACGATATGCGTTTGCTCTCTTCAAGCACCAAGCGTTACCACGCATTGGGCGGCTTTGGTCTTAACGTTGTTGAATACGTTTGCGAGTAG
- the ribH gene encoding 6,7-dimethyl-8-ribityllumazine synthase: MKVIEGGFPAPNAKIAIVIARFNSFINESLLSGAIDTLKRHGQVSEDNITVVRCPGAVELPLVAQRVAKTGKFDAIVSLGTVIRGGTPHFDYVCSECNKGLAQVSLEFSLPVAFGVLTVDTIDQAIERAGTKAGNKGAEAALSALEMINVLSEIDS; encoded by the coding sequence ATGAAAGTGATCGAGGGTGGCTTCCCAGCGCCAAATGCAAAAATTGCTATCGTTATTGCTCGTTTCAACAGTTTTATTAACGAAAGTTTACTTTCTGGTGCAATCGATACTTTAAAGCGTCATGGACAAGTAAGCGAAGACAACATCACTGTTGTTCGTTGCCCTGGTGCAGTAGAACTTCCACTTGTAGCGCAGCGCGTTGCAAAAACGGGTAAGTTCGATGCGATTGTATCTCTTGGTACAGTAATCCGTGGCGGTACACCTCACTTTGACTATGTTTGTAGTGAATGTAATAAAGGTTTGGCACAAGTGTCTCTGGAATTTTCTCTTCCAGTAGCGTTTGGTGTTCTTACTGTTGATACGATCGATCAAGCTATTGAACGCGCAGGAACCAAGGCTGGTAATAAGGGTGCAGAAGCAGCACTTAGCGCACTTGAGATGATCAACGTTCTTTCTGAAATCGATTCCTAA
- the pgpA gene encoding phosphatidylglycerophosphatase A, producing MTNPLSAISLKNPWHLLATGFGSGLSPIIPGTMGTLASIPFYLLLVQLPFPIYVILVIVSCIIGIKICQVTSDDMGVHDHGSIVWDEFAGFWITMGLVPLLGIPVNDWKWLFAGFVLFRFFDMVKPWPIGWLDKRVHGGLGIMIDDIVAGIMAAISLYAVAHFSGWLV from the coding sequence ATGACAAATCCACTTTCTGCAATCTCTCTTAAAAATCCTTGGCATTTATTGGCAACAGGATTTGGCAGTGGCTTATCGCCTATTATTCCCGGCACCATGGGCACGCTTGCTTCGATTCCATTTTATCTATTGCTGGTTCAGTTACCTTTTCCTATTTATGTCATTCTTGTGATTGTGAGCTGTATTATTGGTATCAAAATATGCCAAGTGACCTCTGATGACATGGGCGTGCACGATCACGGCTCTATTGTATGGGATGAGTTTGCAGGCTTTTGGATTACCATGGGCCTGGTGCCGTTGTTGGGTATTCCTGTTAATGATTGGAAATGGCTATTCGCTGGCTTCGTGCTGTTTCGTTTTTTCGATATGGTAAAGCCTTGGCCAATTGGTTGGTTAGACAAGCGAGTTCACGGCGGCTTAGGTATCATGATTGATGATATTGTGGCGGGTATTATGGCGGCGATTTCGCTGTATGCCGTGGCACATTTTTCAGGCTGGCTCGTTTAA
- the pomA gene encoding flagellar motor protein PomA, which yields MDLATLIGLIGGFAFVIMAMILGGSLGMFYDTTSILIVVGGSTFVVLMKFTMGQFFGATKIAGKAFMFKADEPEDLIAKVVEMADAARKGGFLALEEMEISNSFMQKGIDLLVDGHDGDVVRAALQKDIALTTERHEQGAKVFSAFGDVAPAMGMIGTLVGLVAMLSNMDDPKAIGPAMAVALLTTLYGAILSNMVFFPIADKLALRRDQETLNRRLVMDGVLAIQDGQNPRVIDGYLKSYLNEGKRSLDGETD from the coding sequence GTGGATTTAGCAACCCTAATAGGTTTGATTGGTGGATTTGCCTTTGTAATCATGGCAATGATCCTAGGTGGAAGCCTCGGGATGTTCTATGACACGACATCCATTTTGATCGTGGTTGGTGGTTCAACGTTTGTTGTTCTGATGAAGTTCACCATGGGACAATTCTTTGGTGCGACCAAAATCGCTGGCAAAGCATTTATGTTTAAAGCTGACGAGCCTGAAGATCTTATCGCTAAAGTTGTAGAGATGGCTGACGCAGCACGTAAAGGTGGTTTCTTAGCACTTGAAGAGATGGAAATCAGCAACAGCTTCATGCAAAAGGGCATCGATCTATTGGTCGATGGCCATGATGGTGATGTGGTGCGTGCGGCACTGCAAAAAGACATTGCGTTAACCACAGAGCGTCACGAACAGGGCGCGAAAGTGTTCTCTGCATTCGGTGATGTTGCCCCTGCGATGGGTATGATCGGTACCTTGGTTGGTCTGGTTGCGATGCTTTCGAACATGGATGATCCTAAAGCGATCGGCCCTGCGATGGCAGTTGCACTTTTAACGACTCTTTATGGTGCGATTCTTTCGAACATGGTGTTCTTCCCAATCGCAGACAAGCTTGCATTGCGCCGAGATCAGGAGACGCTAAACCGCCGCTTGGTAATGGACGGTGTATTAGCCATTCAAGATGGTCAAAACCCGCGAGTGATTGACGGTTACCTGAAGAGTTACCTGAACGAAGGTAAGCGTAGTCTTGATGGTGAAACTGATTAA
- the ribD gene encoding bifunctional diaminohydroxyphosphoribosylaminopyrimidine deaminase/5-amino-6-(5-phosphoribosylamino)uracil reductase RibD, producing the protein MSNFTPLDFQMMSRAIQLAKRGIYTTAPNPNVGCVIVQTDGQIVGEGFHAKAGEPHAEVHAMRMAGDKAKGATAYVTLEPCSHYGRTPPCAEGLIKAQVSKVICAMQDPNPKVAGRGIKMLRDAGIEVEIGLLEQDALDLNPAFIKRMQTGMPFVQLKMAASLDGQTALNNGQSQWITSPEARRDVQNYRAKSGAVLSTSQTVIEDNASLNVRWAELPSSAKTNYVEDELRQPIRVILDRQNQLYPELKLFQTPTSVLRVAETSADIEVGTTDAGQLDLHDLMRQLPANHIDHIWVEAGATLAKSLIEAQLVDELILYLAPKLMGSDGRGLMGALGLTSMSDVIDLEIKDVRQVGVDIRIVAKPIIAKPIVASQ; encoded by the coding sequence ATGTCTAACTTTACTCCCTTAGATTTTCAAATGATGTCGCGTGCTATTCAATTAGCGAAACGCGGCATTTACACCACTGCGCCAAACCCAAATGTGGGTTGTGTCATTGTACAAACCGACGGTCAGATCGTTGGCGAAGGTTTTCATGCCAAAGCGGGCGAACCTCATGCTGAAGTGCACGCTATGCGAATGGCGGGCGACAAGGCAAAAGGCGCGACCGCTTATGTCACGCTAGAACCTTGTTCGCACTATGGTCGAACACCACCTTGTGCTGAAGGCTTGATTAAGGCTCAAGTTTCAAAAGTAATTTGTGCCATGCAGGATCCAAACCCTAAAGTCGCGGGCCGTGGTATCAAGATGTTACGCGATGCGGGTATTGAGGTTGAAATCGGCTTGTTAGAGCAAGATGCTCTCGATTTAAATCCTGCATTTATCAAGCGTATGCAAACGGGTATGCCATTTGTTCAGTTAAAGATGGCGGCTAGCCTTGATGGCCAAACGGCATTGAACAATGGTCAAAGCCAGTGGATCACGTCGCCAGAAGCGCGTCGTGACGTTCAGAACTACCGAGCCAAATCAGGCGCGGTGTTATCAACCAGCCAAACGGTGATTGAAGACAACGCGTCACTGAATGTTCGCTGGGCAGAGTTGCCAAGCAGTGCCAAAACAAATTACGTTGAAGACGAGCTGCGTCAGCCGATTCGCGTGATTCTTGATCGCCAAAATCAACTGTATCCTGAGCTCAAGTTATTCCAGACTCCAACTTCGGTATTGAGAGTTGCTGAAACCTCTGCTGATATTGAGGTCGGAACAACGGATGCTGGTCAGCTTGATTTACACGATTTGATGCGTCAATTGCCAGCGAACCATATTGATCATATTTGGGTCGAAGCGGGCGCGACATTGGCAAAAAGCTTGATTGAAGCGCAGTTAGTGGATGAGCTAATCCTCTATTTAGCGCCTAAACTTATGGGCAGTGACGGAAGAGGTTTGATGGGCGCATTAGGGCTCACTTCAATGTCTGATGTAATTGACCTAGAAATTAAAGATGTTCGACAGGTTGGCGTGGATATTCGCATTGTCGCGAAACCTATTATTGCGAAACCAATTGTGGCTAGCCAATAG
- the ispA gene encoding (2E,6E)-farnesyl diphosphate synthase, translated as MIETLLSYQARNNEQLNLWLDRLPHQNQNLINAMRYGLLLGGKRARPFLVYITGDMLGCTAEELDTPASAIECIHAYSLIHDDLPAMDDDELRRGHQTCHIKYDEATAILTGDALQTLAFTILAEGTLSADGESNRVRMIQRLAEASGAQGMCIGQALDIEAENRSVTLEELEEVHRNKTGALMKSAIRLGALAAGEKAFEVMPQLDKYADAIGLAFQVQDDILDITSDTETLGKPQGSDQDLNKSTYPSLLGLEGAQEKAQTLLQEALQALAAIPYNTQLLEEFARYVIERKN; from the coding sequence ATGATCGAGACGTTATTGTCTTATCAAGCACGTAATAACGAGCAACTGAACCTTTGGCTTGATCGCCTGCCACACCAAAATCAGAACCTAATCAACGCGATGCGTTATGGGTTACTTTTAGGCGGCAAACGCGCACGTCCATTTCTTGTCTACATTACTGGGGACATGCTCGGTTGCACCGCTGAAGAACTCGACACTCCAGCTTCAGCAATCGAATGTATTCATGCCTATTCTCTGATTCACGACGACCTTCCAGCAATGGACGACGACGAACTGCGTCGTGGCCACCAGACTTGTCACATCAAATACGATGAAGCAACGGCAATTTTAACGGGCGATGCACTACAAACTCTCGCGTTTACTATACTTGCGGAAGGCACATTAAGTGCTGACGGGGAAAGCAATCGCGTTCGAATGATTCAACGCCTAGCAGAAGCCTCTGGTGCACAAGGTATGTGTATTGGACAAGCGCTTGATATTGAAGCTGAAAATCGCTCTGTCACGCTAGAAGAGTTAGAAGAAGTTCACCGTAATAAGACTGGCGCTCTAATGAAGAGTGCGATTCGTTTAGGTGCTCTGGCTGCTGGCGAAAAAGCGTTTGAAGTGATGCCTCAATTAGACAAGTACGCCGATGCAATCGGGTTAGCCTTCCAAGTTCAAGATGATATTTTAGATATCACTAGCGATACCGAAACTTTGGGCAAACCACAGGGCTCTGACCAAGATTTGAACAAAAGCACCTACCCTTCTTTGTTAGGTTTAGAGGGCGCTCAAGAAAAAGCGCAAACTCTGCTACAGGAAGCGCTTCAAGCTTTGGCTGCAATCCCATACAATACCCAGTTACTCGAAGAGTTCGCCCGATACGTCATCGAGCGCAAGAACTAA
- the nusB gene encoding transcription antitermination factor NusB yields MGASVKPAARRNARQFALQAIYSWQITKENIATVEEQFLSGGKYDEEEHHAAEPALAMPETDVAYFRDLLTGVALSHMELDSKLRPFVSRPMQDLDLMELALLRLAMYEMTRREDVPYKVVINEAIELAKVFAAEDSHKFVNGVLDKAAPHVRKK; encoded by the coding sequence ATGGGGGCCAGTGTGAAACCAGCCGCACGTCGTAACGCACGTCAATTTGCTCTACAAGCAATTTATTCTTGGCAAATTACTAAAGAAAATATTGCTACCGTTGAAGAACAGTTCTTATCTGGTGGTAAGTATGATGAAGAAGAGCATCATGCTGCAGAACCTGCACTTGCTATGCCAGAAACAGACGTTGCATACTTCCGCGACCTGCTAACTGGTGTTGCTCTTAGCCACATGGAACTTGATAGCAAGCTTCGTCCATTCGTATCTCGCCCTATGCAAGATCTGGATTTGATGGAACTAGCGCTTCTACGTTTAGCCATGTACGAGATGACTCGTCGCGAAGATGTACCATACAAAGTGGTTATCAACGAAGCTATCGAGCTTGCGAAAGTATTCGCAGCAGAAGACAGCCATAAGTTTGTTAACGGTGTGCTTGATAAAGCTGCACCGCACGTTCGTAAGAAATAA
- the dxs gene encoding 1-deoxy-D-xylulose-5-phosphate synthase produces MTLDISKYPTLALADKPEDLRLLPKETLTQLCDELRTYLLNSVSQSSGHLASGLGTVELTVALHYVYNTPFDQLVWDVGHQAYPHKILTGRRDRLSTIRQKDGLHPFPWRKESEYDTLSVGHSSTSISAGLGMAISAKKEGKNRKVVSVIGDGAITAGMAFEAMNHAGDIHNDMLVILNDNEMSISENVGALNNHLAQVLSGSLYTSIREGGKKVLSGVPPIKELVRRTEEHLKGMVVPGTMFEELGFNYIGPVDGHDVNELIKTLKNMRDLKGPQFLHIMTKKGKGYEPAEKDPIGYHGVPKFDPAHSSLPKSTSSKPTFSKIFGDFLCDMAAQDPKLMAITPAMREGSGMVRFSKEYPEQYFDVAIAEQHAVTLATGMAIAGDKPIVAIYSTFLQRGYDQLIHDVAIMDLPVMFAIDRAGLVGADGQTHQGAFDLSFMRCIPNMVIMAPSDENECRQMLYTGHQHTGPSAVRYPRGNGMGTEIQSEFTAIEIGKGRIVRESEKAKDGSKVAILSFGTFLESALQTADAIDATVADMRFVKPLDEALIKQIAADHDVLVTIEENAIAGGAGAGVIEFLMQEKLLMPVLNLGLPDKFIAQGTQGELHEELGLDAKGIDKSISDYLAK; encoded by the coding sequence ATGACTCTTGATATATCAAAGTACCCAACTCTTGCTTTGGCTGATAAGCCAGAGGATTTGCGTCTACTTCCAAAAGAGACGCTTACACAGCTTTGTGATGAATTACGCACCTATCTTCTTAACTCAGTGAGCCAGTCAAGTGGTCACTTAGCGTCAGGCTTAGGTACGGTAGAGCTAACAGTGGCTCTACACTATGTGTACAACACACCTTTTGACCAGTTGGTTTGGGATGTTGGCCACCAAGCATACCCGCACAAAATTCTAACGGGTCGTCGCGACCGCTTGTCGACTATCCGTCAAAAAGATGGACTGCATCCATTCCCATGGCGTAAAGAGAGTGAGTACGACACGCTTTCTGTTGGTCACTCTTCAACATCGATCAGTGCCGGACTCGGTATGGCGATCAGTGCGAAGAAAGAAGGCAAGAATCGTAAAGTCGTCAGTGTGATTGGTGATGGCGCAATTACTGCTGGTATGGCATTTGAAGCCATGAACCACGCGGGCGATATTCACAATGACATGCTGGTTATCCTTAACGATAACGAGATGTCGATTTCTGAAAACGTAGGTGCTCTGAACAACCATCTAGCTCAAGTTCTTTCTGGCAGTCTTTACACGTCAATTCGTGAGGGTGGCAAGAAAGTGCTATCGGGCGTTCCGCCGATTAAAGAGCTCGTTCGTCGTACAGAAGAACATCTAAAAGGCATGGTTGTCCCTGGCACCATGTTTGAAGAGTTAGGCTTTAACTACATTGGTCCAGTTGACGGTCACGATGTAAATGAGCTGATTAAAACGCTGAAGAACATGAGGGACCTAAAAGGCCCTCAGTTCCTGCATATCATGACTAAGAAAGGCAAAGGCTACGAGCCAGCTGAAAAAGATCCTATTGGCTACCACGGTGTACCTAAATTCGATCCTGCGCATTCAAGTCTGCCTAAGAGCACTAGCTCTAAACCAACTTTCTCTAAGATTTTTGGCGACTTCCTGTGTGATATGGCCGCGCAAGATCCTAAGCTGATGGCAATCACGCCTGCAATGCGTGAAGGTTCTGGCATGGTACGTTTCTCTAAAGAATACCCAGAACAGTACTTCGATGTAGCAATTGCTGAGCAACACGCTGTGACGCTAGCAACTGGCATGGCGATTGCGGGTGATAAGCCGATTGTGGCTATCTACTCGACTTTCCTACAACGTGGCTACGATCAACTGATCCACGATGTTGCCATCATGGATCTACCGGTTATGTTCGCGATTGACCGTGCGGGTCTTGTCGGTGCAGATGGCCAAACACACCAAGGTGCGTTTGACTTAAGCTTTATGCGCTGCATTCCAAACATGGTGATCATGGCACCAAGCGACGAAAACGAATGTCGTCAAATGCTATACACTGGCCACCAGCACACAGGTCCAAGTGCCGTTCGTTACCCTCGCGGTAATGGCATGGGTACAGAGATTCAAAGTGAATTTACTGCGATTGAGATTGGTAAAGGTCGTATCGTTCGCGAAAGCGAAAAAGCAAAAGATGGCTCGAAAGTCGCTATTCTGAGCTTTGGTACTTTCCTTGAAAGTGCACTTCAAACGGCTGACGCTATCGATGCGACGGTTGCTGACATGCGTTTTGTGAAACCGTTAGACGAAGCTTTGATCAAACAAATTGCTGCTGACCACGATGTACTTGTGACAATCGAAGAGAACGCGATTGCAGGTGGTGCCGGCGCGGGTGTGATTGAATTCTTGATGCAAGAAAAGCTACTGATGCCAGTATTGAACCTTGGTCTACCAGACAAGTTTATTGCTCAAGGTACTCAAGGCGAACTGCATGAAGAGCTTGGCTTAGATGCGAAAGGTATTGATAAGTCTATCTCTGACTACCTTGCTAAATAG
- the thiL gene encoding thiamine-phosphate kinase: protein MSGEFNLIEKYFVNRQPQRKDVHLAAGDDCALVKAPSNVQIAISTDTLVAGTHFLAEANPAWVAHKALASNISDLAAMGATPAWVSFALTMPEVDEAWLAPFCDSFFKLADYFGIQLIGGDTTKGPLSLTLTVQGFVPEGRALRRDGAKVGDWIYVTGNLGDSKAGLEVILDPEQNQAKPYALELEERHYLSTPRVLAGQALVNLASSAIDISDGVIADLKHILKRSQVGASIDVSTLPISAELRQFSSDITSAQQYALTSGEEYELCFTVPEENKGSLESALSHTGTKVTCIGQIRPVEYFELHNNGEPLSWNLTGYDHFKVN from the coding sequence ATGTCTGGCGAATTTAACCTGATTGAAAAATATTTTGTAAATCGACAACCACAACGTAAAGACGTACATCTGGCAGCGGGCGATGACTGTGCTTTGGTCAAAGCGCCAAGTAATGTTCAGATCGCGATCAGTACGGACACCTTAGTGGCGGGCACTCACTTCTTAGCGGAAGCGAATCCAGCTTGGGTAGCACACAAAGCCTTGGCTTCGAACATCAGTGATCTTGCGGCTATGGGCGCGACACCTGCTTGGGTTTCGTTTGCGTTAACCATGCCTGAAGTCGATGAAGCGTGGCTTGCCCCATTTTGTGATTCTTTTTTCAAACTTGCAGACTACTTTGGTATTCAACTAATCGGTGGTGACACGACCAAAGGACCGCTGAGTTTGACATTGACTGTGCAAGGATTTGTACCAGAGGGCCGAGCACTACGCAGAGATGGCGCGAAAGTGGGTGACTGGATTTACGTAACGGGCAACTTAGGCGACAGCAAAGCGGGCCTAGAGGTGATATTAGACCCAGAACAGAACCAAGCTAAGCCTTATGCGCTAGAGCTTGAAGAGAGACACTACCTGAGCACTCCACGAGTTTTGGCTGGTCAGGCATTAGTAAACCTTGCTTCGTCTGCCATTGATATCTCTGATGGTGTTATTGCTGATTTAAAACACATTCTCAAGCGTTCTCAGGTCGGTGCAAGCATTGATGTGAGTACGTTGCCTATTTCCGCTGAATTACGTCAATTCTCTTCCGATATTACTTCTGCACAACAGTATGCGCTTACCAGTGGTGAAGAGTACGAACTCTGCTTTACCGTGCCGGAAGAAAATAAAGGTTCACTGGAAAGTGCTTTGTCACACACTGGAACAAAAGTCACCTGCATTGGCCAGATAAGACCTGTAGAATATTTTGAACTACACAATAATGGTGAACCACTAAGCTGGAACTTAACTGGTTACGATCACTTTAAGGTTAATTGA
- a CDS encoding riboflavin synthase: protein MFTGIVEAVGTLSAITPRGEDITVTVNVGNLDMADVKLGDSIATNGVCLTVVEYNDHSYSADLSLETLKKTGFVDYQAGDKVNLEKAMLPTTRFGGHIVSGHVDGVGEIVERNQVGRAIEFWVEMPAEISKYVAQKGSVTVDGISLTVNDLRKNAFKLTIVPHTSSETTIDQFNVGRKVNLEVDVLARYMERLLQGQQQESEPESRLTMEFLQQNGFA from the coding sequence ATGTTTACAGGAATTGTAGAAGCCGTAGGTACATTGAGTGCAATCACTCCCCGCGGAGAAGACATCACCGTAACGGTTAATGTTGGTAATCTTGATATGGCTGACGTTAAGTTAGGCGACAGTATCGCTACCAATGGTGTTTGTTTGACGGTTGTTGAGTATAACGACCACAGCTACAGTGCAGATCTTTCGCTTGAGACCCTGAAAAAAACGGGTTTTGTCGATTACCAAGCTGGCGATAAGGTCAACCTAGAGAAAGCAATGCTACCGACCACGCGTTTCGGTGGTCATATTGTATCGGGTCACGTTGATGGCGTGGGTGAGATTGTTGAGCGTAACCAAGTTGGTCGTGCGATTGAGTTCTGGGTTGAAATGCCAGCAGAGATCTCAAAGTACGTGGCTCAAAAAGGTTCAGTCACCGTAGATGGTATTAGCCTGACTGTGAATGATTTACGCAAGAATGCCTTTAAGCTGACTATCGTTCCCCACACCTCTTCAGAAACGACCATCGATCAATTCAATGTTGGTCGTAAAGTGAATCTAGAAGTTGATGTATTAGCGCGCTATATGGAGCGTTTACTGCAAGGCCAGCAGCAAGAGTCTGAGCCTGAATCTCGATTGACGATGGAATTCTTACAGCAGAATGGTTTTGCCTAA
- a CDS encoding putative quinol monooxygenase, with translation MSKKVYCIAQFQPKEGKLNELFEVLKSLEPNTLREDGCIQYTVTRHIQSPFAEGQSFPIAFNEIWADNEAFEAHCQRREIQQFFQEQCVEETGLVENFNVAIYSDEPENYDAPVLKPCC, from the coding sequence ATGTCTAAGAAGGTTTACTGTATCGCTCAATTTCAGCCAAAAGAAGGCAAACTGAACGAACTGTTTGAGGTTTTAAAATCACTAGAGCCAAACACTCTGCGTGAAGATGGTTGTATTCAATACACAGTGACTCGTCACATTCAGAGCCCATTTGCTGAAGGCCAGAGCTTCCCGATTGCTTTCAATGAGATCTGGGCAGACAACGAAGCGTTTGAAGCGCATTGCCAACGCCGTGAGATTCAACAGTTCTTCCAAGAGCAGTGTGTTGAAGAGACAGGCTTGGTTGAGAACTTTAACGTTGCTATCTACTCTGATGAACCAGAGAATTACGACGCACCAGTACTTAAACCTTGTTGCTGA